The Xanthocytophaga agilis nucleotide sequence TTATCAACAGGCACATTCCTTCTCTCCGGAAGAAGTCTCTCTGTTAGAGGAAGCAGCAAATCGTATATGGGCTGCTATAGAAATGGCCAAGGCAGAAGAAGCAATTCATAGAAAGTAGATAGAAGGTTTCATACCTTGAATAGTTATCTCAAAGGTAAATAAGAATTGGTATTTGTTCTTATGTTGTAACTATCACCGAACAAAGAGAAGCTGGCACAAGCCTGTAAGTAGATGAAAAGCAGGTATCATTTTTTATAACTATAGGTTATCCATTTACAAATAATTTTTCGGATAATTTAAAACACCTTTAGTTATGACTAAGTTAAAAAGTTTAGAAGACCTGTTTGAACATGAAGTAAAAGACCTGTACAGTGCTGAAAAACAACTTCTGGAAGCACTTCCTAAAATGGCAGAAACAGCCTCTGATTCACGTTTGAAAAAGGTATTCGAAAATCACCTGAAAGAAACACAGATACAAAAAGAGCGACTGGAAAAAGTATTCGAAATCTGTGGTCTGTCTGCCGGACGTAAAAAATGTGAAGCCATGGAAGGACTGATCGAAGAAGGTCAGAGCATGATTGACGAAAAAGCAACTGCTGAAGTAAAAGATGCAGGTTTGATTGCTTCTGCTCAGCGCATCGAACACTACGAAATTTCAGGCTATGGTACAGCCCGCCACTTTGCTGAAAGATTAGGAAAAACTGAAGCCGTTAAACTGCTGGAAGAAACCTTGAAAGAAGAACAGAAAGCAGATACTCTACTCAATGATCTGGCGAAAAGCTATATCAATGAGAAAGCAATGAGTCAATAAGTAATGGCTAATGCTACAAATCTTATCCTAATAAGGTGAGGTGGCTTCGCTGCAAGAAAGAAAGTCTATTTATGATCGACTTTCTTTCTTGCAGCGATTATTTTTCACCAATCTTAAACTAAAATGCTATAGTTTTTCGTATCCTGCTCAATGACTGAGGAGTTATGTTAAGATAGGAGGCAATGTACTGCTGTGGAACGTATAGAGCCAGATCAGGGTATCTTCTTATAAATTCTCTATATTTGTCAGTAGCAGTCCCAAAGTTTAGGAAATCAGTGTCTTTTAACTTAGTAAGTAACAGCGCCTCAGATAGGACTTTAGTAAGTATAAATAGCTGCGGAATGGTTTCTGTTAACTTTTCCCAGTCCTTGTGGCGTATACAATTTATCCGGCTTTTGACTACTGCCTGTAACGGATAGGTGCTTGGCTTACGGCTATAGTAGCTTTCCAGGTCAACGATAAATTGATTTTCTCTGAAAAAATACCTTGTCACTTCTTCACCACCCTCGCTGAGTAAATAAGTCCTTACAACTCCACTGCAGATAAAACCTATTTCATTGCATACATTTCCAATAGTTAGAAAATACTCACCAGATTCTAACTCCCTTTCTTCAAAATAAGAAAGTATAGTCGCGATATCACTATTCGTAAGAATACCTCCAAAGCTAAGTACAGCTTTTAATTTTTCCATCTGCCTACTTAACAAGACCTAGTTGAAAAACACTTTCAGCACAAGATAGGACAGATTCTTCAGGTTTGACAGGCTTCCATCCTAAATCTTTGATAGCCTTTGAATTATCCATTTTCCGTTCAGTATCCAGATCAAGCATAACTGGTTTTATAGTGGCATCAAAAAGTGAAAGCATACGCACCAAAAAATTGGGTAGTTTTCGGGAAGGCAATTTCTTTGCCGGATAAGCCTTTTGCAACACTTTATTTATTTCGCTGTAGGTAAGATAACCGGCAGAACCAATATAACGCTGATTAGCAGCTTGTGGTTTTTCCATAGCCAGAATTAATAGAGCAGCAATGGATCGTACATCTACTACCTCCCAACCAATTTGAGGTATGGCAGGCAAGCTACCATCCAATGCCTTAACAACTACATTAATGGAGGCACTAAAATCTTCTGCAAGCAATGGGCCAAGAATAAGGCCCGGACATACCACTGTCAACTCCAAACCTGATTTTTCATGTTGCATAAAGTCCCAGGCTGCTTTTTCAGCTATAGTCTTACTTTTAAAATACGGTGTCAGATCATCTTTCCGGTTCAAATCAGTCCAGTTAGTCTCATCAAATCTTCCTTTCCGTCGTTCTATAGGCTGACCGTATGTAATAGCAGCAGATGAGCTTGTTATCACTACCCTCTTCACATTGTTGCTAACAGCAGCTGATAATATGTGTATGTTTCCCAGCTTTGCGGGTACAATTAATTCGTTTTCATCTTTGGGCATTACTTTCGGAAAGGGAGAAGCGATATGTTGCACATAATCAACATCTGCCATTATCTGTCTCCATATATTTGGATCTTGGATATCCGCTTCTACAAAACGCAGATTGTCGGTTCTGGTATGTTTTGAAATGGCCCGCTTGATAGCCTCTGCCTTTTTCATATCTCTCAATGTACCAAGTACCTGATATCCTTTTTCAAGGAGTTGAATAGCGGTATGTGACCCCACAAAACCTGTGATTCCTGTCAGTAAAACTTTGCTGTTAGTTGTCATGCTATAGAGTATTTGTTTCAAGAGCAAATATGTCAATAGCAATCCAAGCATGAATTAACAAATGGTAAGAAATACAACCATTTGCAATTTAGATTACCTGAGACTTTTAAGGCATTCCATATCGTATTGGTTTTAGAAATGCTAAGCGAAACGGATTTAACAAATCTGTTTCAAACATGACTATCGAAGACTGAGCAATTGGGCAACTATTCAGCAAGGCAAGCGAACAGAAACCGAATCACTTTACAAAATGACTGGAAGTATGTTTACTTTTGAGAGTGATCGGTACTCCGGTCAAATAATCCTATGTCTAGGAATAGACGAGGTTTTCAGAATACGTTGCTGTAATTTTACAGCTTTGAGTGTAAGTATAGGCTTATACCAATGGCTGTCTATTTTGTAGTCCGTTCTTCTACAATTCCACAAAAATTTCCTCACTCTACACAATTTCATATATTCTACTCCTATCAGTATAAATACCTGTTTTTAAAATTGAGTATTTAACGTAATCGAAAACTAATGGACAGAAAGAATATGCTTTGAGAATTAGTTTTTATCTGTTTGTGATATTTCAACTTGCCCGAGTTTTTTTTGGAAACAGGTCCATTGAAAGACTTAACCTGCCTATAACATATATAGCTGATTATTATTTCCATCTTGCCCAGATACTGTATCATTTTTTACTATTTCTGCTATGCATGTATACGATTTTATCACCGATGAATTTCATTATCAACTCAAACAAAAAGCCCGAAAAGGAAATGATCGGTTTGAGCATGTTATAAAAGAATACAAGACACAATTTTTTCAACATTTGCGACAATGTAAACCTGACTCTCCTACTCGTTATCTGCCCAGCTCTCTGCGGAAAAACAAATCTGTGAATGAGTGGCTTACACTGGTGTGTGAAACTATTCAGAAAGAAGAATCAGTGGCAAAACAGATTTTTGAGGAAGTAATTGACGGTTATTTTCTATTTCTACGCGGAAAACATTTTCTATCGACTCTCAAATATCAGGACCTTTTGGAACGATACAATTTGTTGTTTGAAGAAGATATACTGAATCTAAGTCTGTTTTTCCGAGGTACTGACCTAAAAGGTCCAGGTAACAAAAAATTTTATCATATACCCTACAACACACGGCATAAAGTAAAGAACCAGCGTTTTAGCTTTTCCGGAATTCCTTTCTTGTATCTGGGAGCCAGTATTGCCGACATCTATTTTGAGTTTAATCAGGCAGATCTACACACACATGAACCCTATGTAGCAGCCTTTGCTTTCCATCCTATGGATTTGAATCAAATCCATTCCAGACAACCCAAGCTATTTAACATTACTAACTTACTTTTTAACGGAGTCAATGAGCAGATTGCCTTTCTTACAGATTCAAACCCCAAACCACCTATGAAACAAAAAAAGACGTTGATTACAGATCTGACAGGTTGCTTTCGCAAATTAATCTTATCTCATGTATGTACCTTTCCCAGAAGGGAGAATGGTAGTGCCTTCTGTGAAGAATATGTCATTCCCCAGTTATTTACAGAAGCGTTGCGTATGCACCAATACGATGGAATTATATTCTCGTCTACCAGCTTTTCCGAACAAAAGATAACGTATTCTATGCCTTTTCCCAACTTACGTTTTAAGGACAATCTGGTATGGTTTACTACCTACAAGGAAGATTCCCTTTATGATGAAAACCTTCTTGATATGTTTGAGATCACCGTAAAAGATATGAAAGGTTTTGGTCTGTCCGATAAGGCGGTTTTGGAGGAAAAAATATGCCATCAGATCCAGGATATTGAACAACAACTATCGGATAGACCCGACACTATCAGATGTTCGTATCTGAGAAGATCCCTTGCCGACATATCTCAACGCTTGGGACTCTATAAAGATATGAAAATTAATGGTCAGCTTTATTTGAATACCTATGCTGGCAAGCTCGAACTCATTTACACACAAAATTATCTGGCATTTTTGGAAAATCAACTCTTATAAAACAACAATTCTATCTATATGAATTGCCGCTCTTTCGCTACATTCTCTTCTTTTATACCAAATTTTATACACCACAACCTTCTTCTGTAGATAAACCTCCCATCTGTTCCCCATCTTTATACATCCCAGGTCTGGAATTAATACGTAACTTACTGATAGAAATACGTGTTTTTAAAATTGAGTATTTAGCACATATCATCCCTACATAGAAAACTTGGGAGTATAGACTCCCTTTCGTCTATAACGAGAGCCCATATGACCTAGCTCATCCTATACAGGCTTTATCTACCTGTAGAAGTAATTATTTAACCTAACTAAAATAGAATACAAGCTATTTTCCGATTTGTTAAAGCCTTTCTAATTGAGGCAAAAGAGAATTTCTCAAAAAATAATCTAAGAAAGGTACATTTTTTATCGCCTTTATGCGACAGTTAAAGCAGCCTAAAAGCTTATAACCAATTCGTTTACAGGCTGTGATACTATAGTTTACTCAATTATACACCTCAACTAGTCACTTCCTATGATTGCTATGAATTTTCGGGGCCCTTTTCGGGTCCGTGCTGACCGCAACAAACCTGATCCCGTCATTGAGCATCCTGAAGATGCAATCGTTCGGGTTACCCGGTCGTGTATATGCGGTTCTGATCTGCATTTATACCATGGTCTTGTGCCGGATACCCGCGTAGGGACAACCTTTGGCCATGAATTTACAGGAGAAGTCGTCGAAGTCGGTTCCTCCGTCAAAAACCTGAAGGTCGGAGATCATGTACTGGTACCCTTTAATATTGCCTGTGGCGTATGTCCATTCTGTAAACAGGAATTATATGGGAACTGCCATGAGTCCAATCCGGAAGCTACTGCAGTAGGTGGTATTTTTGGGTATTCGCATACAGCTGGTGGCTTTGATGGCGGGCAGGCAGAATATGTACGTGTTCCATTTGCAGATGTAGGTCCAATGGTAATTCCTCCGGATCTGGACCTGGATGATGCCGTCCTGCTCACAGATGTAGTTCCAACTGGTTATCAGGCCGCAGAAATGGGAGGCATTAAGGAGGGAGATACAGTGGTAGTCTTTGGAGCCGGACCTGTCGGTATTATGGCAGCAAAATGTGCCTGGCTTTTTGGAGCAGGTCGGGTGATTATCATTGACCAGCTGGATTATCGGTTGG carries:
- a CDS encoding ferritin-like domain-containing protein, yielding MTKLKSLEDLFEHEVKDLYSAEKQLLEALPKMAETASDSRLKKVFENHLKETQIQKERLEKVFEICGLSAGRKKCEAMEGLIEEGQSMIDEKATAEVKDAGLIASAQRIEHYEISGYGTARHFAERLGKTEAVKLLEETLKEEQKADTLLNDLAKSYINEKAMSQ
- a CDS encoding Crp/Fnr family transcriptional regulator produces the protein MEKLKAVLSFGGILTNSDIATILSYFEERELESGEYFLTIGNVCNEIGFICSGVVRTYLLSEGGEEVTRYFFRENQFIVDLESYYSRKPSTYPLQAVVKSRINCIRHKDWEKLTETIPQLFILTKVLSEALLLTKLKDTDFLNFGTATDKYREFIRRYPDLALYVPQQYIASYLNITPQSLSRIRKTIAF
- a CDS encoding aldehyde reductase, producing the protein MTTNSKVLLTGITGFVGSHTAIQLLEKGYQVLGTLRDMKKAEAIKRAISKHTRTDNLRFVEADIQDPNIWRQIMADVDYVQHIASPFPKVMPKDENELIVPAKLGNIHILSAAVSNNVKRVVITSSSAAITYGQPIERRKGRFDETNWTDLNRKDDLTPYFKSKTIAEKAAWDFMQHEKSGLELTVVCPGLILGPLLAEDFSASINVVVKALDGSLPAIPQIGWEVVDVRSIAALLILAMEKPQAANQRYIGSAGYLTYSEINKVLQKAYPAKKLPSRKLPNFLVRMLSLFDATIKPVMLDLDTERKMDNSKAIKDLGWKPVKPEESVLSCAESVFQLGLVK
- a CDS encoding zinc-dependent alcohol dehydrogenase, with translation MIAMNFRGPFRVRADRNKPDPVIEHPEDAIVRVTRSCICGSDLHLYHGLVPDTRVGTTFGHEFTGEVVEVGSSVKNLKVGDHVLVPFNIACGVCPFCKQELYGNCHESNPEATAVGGIFGYSHTAGGFDGGQAEYVRVPFADVGPMVIPPDLDLDDAVLLTDVVPTGYQAAEMGGIKEGDTVVVFGAGPVGIMAAKCAWLFGAGRVIIIDQLDYRLEFAQRFAQCEAYNFRSLSDPVLFLKKTTDYFGADVCIDAVGCEAAGSTLQTITGRKTLLQAGSATALHWAINSVKKGGIVSIVGVYGPTGNLIPIGNVVNKGITIRANQASVKRLLPKLIEHIRAGRLNPKEIITHRVPLEEVSDAYHIFSRKLDNCIKTILIPPSARA